A segment of the Cinclus cinclus chromosome 3, bCinCin1.1, whole genome shotgun sequence genome:
tttatgaatttccaagaaatgtcttctatgaaatatggagcttcagatgctttaggtttgcattgcagcctctgttacattttgtgtctccattttgcagacctgcctggctcctgtgtttccaccaagttttctctggacattcatttgtgcatttacccacaaagtcctttcctgctgtccagaagagctctttcctccaagcccaggaagaagctgctgcctatccaaagagcgtttgaagacaaggatttatgcattagcctgtatagttccagatgtacatatgttctgatagttatctgtaggtttcaataaatatattttgattgtatcttaataattttgttgttatattttttattgtgtatatttttggtggtatgttttgtttttttatattttatagttttatattttttcccattgacatgctaaggatggccaggtccttgagaccttgagatggggaagggagagcctccctgattttgtgagtttctctgggagggtggggccagtgtggggaaggaggccaaggccatgagattcgaagcaggtaaaggagggtgggggggcagttactggtactcacccctttttggctctggaaggaggaaggcagctggaaaacctcaccgcgccatcccagtgccaggagctgcctcttctggtgttggacctcacacccctgccaggatgctgtcctgcttcagtttgctatctccaagcatcctgttggagcaccgggaccgacactgctccaaggattcgtgagcagagtctctcctccacccttcccatctgggacacagctgccatcacccccagctctcctgcagctgtgcagggatccacacacctgccctgtccactgggaacctgccagagctcactgccaatggcgatggtaactgcaccaggggggaaaagagcacacaaccaaaggaactgtgactgggttcctgttaatttcatagttattgttgtttagattggccttgttgtatatttagtagagaactgttcttcctgtccccctatctttccctgagaacctcttgatttcaaaattatactgactcagtgggaaggattttactttctccatttcaagggaaggtcctgctttttccctagcacacacctgtccattcaaactaggatacggagcatgaggtgcagggctgatgtgtgaaagcaggaggatctcctccaaagtaacttgtttaattgtccattttattacttctctatttactccacactactaaggcaaggcaagctttgcttgcaggcaaaacaggcatgggatacactagggtcccttgcaggatcagcagggctggcagtgacaaagcaggcaatctgcttcatggtgagccactacacagccgcatcccaatgtgggtttaagtagcatggtattatggagaactccttttctgcatcagataccaaaagaacgtccacagcttctggtggcagtcagctggagcattccacaggcaacacgagctctcaaggcactcagtgttctctagtgtcagaggcagagacacagttgaggagagtccatgtcaggggtcagccttcccaaactgagcaatggatgcttctgccactaacactgacaggaaataaacaaacaaaatttctgtgcacaccagggctacgtgtggattaaattatttctgtttcacatcccggccagaacaacatcgtggtcagaatatcattgttcctagattctctaacactaaaaatattgctggagagtttttgtcattcccatagatttggtgacatccagacacacttaacaatccatttgggtccaagttccatattgcagacgatgtctttgggcagcctgcaagtgtctcagcagagaatgaaaagggatgacaatactgacacgatttctctttgctacttgaaatttaaaagctccgctccagcccacactggcaaaattgtcagaagaggcaattcttccccacaaaatgcttcatctcactcaaacaagaaagccacaagccaacagtcttctttacgcctccactgctttatttggctatttctctaataggaattagcttcatttattcttactttgtttcctgtgttccacggggcgcgcggcggctcctccgttgggttcgcggaggcaacggcagaacggccgcgcgctccggcggctccgcagcagcagcagcagcagcagcagcagcagcagcagcagcagcagcagcgcctctCTCGATCGGTTTTTCGATCGGTTTTCCGCTCGAGTTCCCGCTCGCCctccgtgcccttctccctctcagactccctgtgatcccgttcGGTCCCGTCCTTGttgcgcctctcccagcccggctcatgcCGTGCCCAGCAAGGCGGCCGTGGGCGAGCCGGCCCTCTGCCCGCCCCTGTCGGGCAcgccgcggtgccgcctccgcggggctcagtccgtaccgcctgtggcaccttttgaagagcctgtggGCGAGCTCCTCGCTGCActggtggcggtggtggagcagcaccgtctcttggctccgcctggcgcggggcctggcgctggcccggccccgaccgaggcccctcccgcggttccgcccacagctggcccgcagccgcccggctcccgccccgccgccggcgcattcccccgagcgagcctcgccgcccggcagttcggccgccggccccgaggcgccggagcccggggcggctcgggaagcagcggcggccggggcgggcgggtgccCCGGGCAGAATGACGAGAGCGCGGTGCCGTCCGCACGGGcggagaagcctcccctggagcagctgtaccgggagggcccgctgctggggagcggcggcttcggcagcgtttacgccgggacccggctcgccgacggcgtcccggtaagagacggggccggctcggagcggggaggggggcggcgaccggcgagcggcgggcggcgagctgagccctccgctcgccttggcttgcaggtggccatcaagcgagtgtcccgggaccgcgtcttggagtgggcgcggctggtgagtgagcggggccagcgggagcaggcggcggggcgtggcgggcggggtaaggccaggcccggccgggtgggagccgggacgctgcgatgggagcgagcgtggagcgagcgggggccgcgcagcgtcccgggccatgggcaatgggagctgcggtggcgccgggcagggggtggcgaaggcgagcgcagcatcggcgccgctgacggcatggcggctcccccgcagcacgacggcgcccttgtgcccctggagctggtgctgctctggatggcgtcgtggcccggcttccgcggcatcgtgcggctcctggactggttcgagctgcccgacggcttcgcgctggtcatggagcgtccggagcgctgtcaggacctctggcacctgctgcacgcgggggggttcctgccagagcccgtggcgcgggcgctgttccggcaggtgctgggggccgtgcggcactgcaccagccgcggcgtcctgcaccgcgacatcaaggccgagaacgtgctcgttgacctggccaccggcgaggcgaagctcatcgacttcggctgcggcaccatcctgcaggacacgttctacacccagatggccggtgagcccaaagccggggcccagccgggcagtggagcttctcccctgtgcttccacaggtggaacacacagggagggagggagggggaatgctgcttcagccggctgcagccaagttgcattttggcaggaggtggctgggagggagcaatcagcattggcctgatgagctgtgcccgtgtgccataggaacgcgggagtactacccaccggagtggatcctctttggccgctaccatggccagccagccaccatctggtccctgggcatcctgctctatcagctggtgtgcaggcaccttcctttcaaaagcagagaggacatcgtccggggacagctcttcttcccgccccgggtgtctcaaggtggggatgggccttcaaggcacgggagcaagaacggctttgggagagggcaggtggcacataagtgtcctgctgttgcagctggggaggaggttcatctcctgggctgagctggacgAGGTGGCAGGtgtacctctgctgctctcttccagaagagaggatggatgggaagctgtgcgaacagctctgagcactcttagtgtgctgtgggcactgtgaaatctgggagagcatggacaggagctgaccagcagtttctggtttctctctgcagagtgccagcacctgatcaggtggtgcttatccatggaccctgcagacaggccatccttggatgaccttttagaacattcttgggtgcagaagccccacctggcccaggagacagcagagatccatccctctgcacagtagaatccaggatgcccgcaagcagcagctgctcgtgtctcgtggctctcaaagaattccccagagcatttcccagtggccctggcatggagcagagagcacagccaaggaggtgcttcctcaggtccccggcgatttgtggagggagcggctcagggctccccatcctattggagaaattgtggcacagtgcagtgaagttgccacagagtggaaaaggggaaacatccccctgcagctcaatggcctcgtgatgtccccgcgagccaaggcacatctggcgtgttcttctggagatcagcgcagagctggagaacgccgtcctcgagctggccactggcagggcaaagctgatgggctttggttgcagccccttcctagaggacacgctctgcaccctgacgaaatcaagatgagtccccaggcggtgcaggggtggggggatgctcgtgcctccaggcatggcagggctcagcctggccacgtGCCGGTGGTTCCCcgtggggtggcagtggacaatattaatctttctgccaactgctcagctgctttttggtggggcaggggatggatgttgtggaaggggagctggctcctggcctcactgacagcttcttcctgccagcatggcacaggctggggtgggggcatccgGCCTGACATAAGCGTCCATCCGTGtggatggggagcagcagagggggacgggttctttagccatggcccagctgctctgctttgcaggcccttgaggaaggggtgggcatacaggtgggaaaggtagggtttttccccaccactggagagattttagtatCATAAAGAGCGGTCAGACCTTCCCCAGTCCTGTGAAACGGTGAcaacctttggtgctttttcttgtttccaggtattgttttgaaatgactttcatgcaattgttctttgttttttccagaaagattgcagcttgtgtccagaccagatggagaagcaccgGTACCGTCCCTGGAGTGCATCCCATGCAGGTGCTACCCGGGGAGGGTCCAcggtgtggatgtcccctgcaaaaggatgaggaccttgtgtgggatcggctcctctcctggcagcaggtctccagaggtgggtacccggttccacagctcgggtggcagaagggcttagggcaaatggcagcaggcacacgagaatgtcgctcttgcagctgctgaggaggttgttgtgccatgcttgagcagaagaggtggagcgtgtcctgccacgctgctctcctctaacaaggagggaatgggctgggaggtttgggctctgagcacagccagcagcctggcctgagtATAGGCtatggtgggacaggggggacaggagcctgctgccactgaccgtggctttctggtttctgtccccaggctaccagcagctcatgccatggaaacggcaccgctcgacctgccagtctgggagggctggacggcagcgggtgttcatttgctgccaaaaataaatcattcatgttactaacatcatcatcatcatcggagcatttctttcatccttttttcaagcttttggcctcccttcttccaccgaaatctctttgcctctttcctcatccacttggtggaattggtggggggggtttaagtaacacaaaaagttcagcaacaattcctgttgccaaccgcagcagtctcttcaagaacctggagttggtagccaggcccacatttcacttggaaaggggagtggtttgcagggacaaagatgtccctctgctgcaaaagcagggaggaaatcagaagcagcaaaatgcaatttcagctctacccccgcccaaagttgtctgcatctttgccctccactccaaaataggcaggcaaggctggacttgaacaaggttcaagtccttcatggtcccttggcattaaagggatcaagtaaaactctcgtatgcagtaattggagtacagctactgtagggataaaggaaatgttgggagctgggacatccttcttgtctcctttgtctccccaggtgttgtagcctggatagctgttaagatggttgcaggtaaaggagcagcaagggcctttgtatgggatccacggagatgtttatttcagccactgcgtggatagtccagggtcagaggcaaagacaaaggggaacgtcggggtgagggtccaggttgaagcagatgggtgtcctgggcagggggagcatcagggagcacttaccaggggacatgggggtggcacaaaggtggggttagggcatgggagccaacagggaaacagggtgggagtgaccgaaaaactgagagacagggagagggcagggggctggcccagggaacagaacagggctacattggcatgacagaacagggcttgctatgagagaagcctctcgtgtcttcctaactagggaatgccttctagggtctccacagtggggtgttttgggttcagtttgagtttgggtggagatactgctttagtgtagtggttttggattgttaatttgaacgtttttagttgtgagataggattaggaggaagataaaacaggcttagctttaaataatacaaagacaaactttattaccagaaactataggggaaaaaagaagaagaaaaattagaataaaacttcagactactcttcttctttccacacatttgttttttttgcattgacagcatacaaagaacaactcagttagtttaccatttctaaaatagtcatttacttgtttctttcagagaggagattcttcagcctatagagattttttcataagaaaccatttgtaagtggtcttgctgttctagtgtttagccgtcagggaggatagagatctggttattatgtaatattttttttctcaactaacattttaattcataactaatactgaggaccatatcaacttatgaggcacacttaaaggattataatagttgaaacaaaagcttactccacttttaaaaatagagggtgtttttcttcttcttccctagggagaagcaggggttttttcactatttaaacctagggcacttacagcaattttaacattggtttattttaacaccaacgcttcttcttacatctagagttagaatctttaatccaccccatattttttatgtgttatagggaaacaacGGATTCTTTTctatagcataaaaaaaagggaagaatttcagtctatgtcttccttccctcagctgagacttgactcttctcatactttgattttggtgttttttgtgctgtttttgtacatattatcattttggttctctgtttttttttccacaggacagagaataaagtatttgtaaagtcatattttgggcagtgaaaaagttaatattttgccggggcaggagagggttctgtgattgtttttaggtggggcggccggagctctttaccataaggagccttctaaggccgcgccggggccgggcttggattgtagggcccggccagaaagcggagatgagttttttggttgtaaggttgttttttggcgttTGCTGTATGTAGtgttagtggtgggctggtggttttccttttccttttgccagcagccgaggttggggcccttgccagatcggggcccagctgtctctcccccaggccgtgtgggcagtgaggcaggccttttttccacctttatctcttactgttcacttcctcttgctggaaacgggattgttggaacactttagaggagacggcttatccatagtgttctgttttaaattgtctaaaaccgtgtgagacagatggcttcacataggaacatccccagggctgctgaggggaaggcaccactttatttgttgtgaagagaagtaatcaaaatccgcaaccaacaagctgcaaggcagaacggagtgggaattacagaaataaaggccttgaaaagcagcttaggaaagcggctacttcctagacagtgccaaaccctccgacctggcctggccgggcccagggctggctgcccttgggaagggaagggaaagggatggagctggggtgggggctctgtggccatggaaacgagagaaccacgggccagcgcgtcacaaaggggcagccccgcaaggggctgtgaaggttgtggttgacacggacacagtggcaggagacacgtctggctctgcctgtctgtgccgactgctggcgattggagtcaccccaccttgttctagggctggggaccgggctcctatcgccgtctgctccgagacagttcccaaattcaaccccaggtacttctgcgagacagaagcacgggttcaaagatggattttactggaaaaggaaagaccacggaaggaaaaggtgaggatagaaaggagctgaaaggcccgagtcaaatggagacaaattccaccagatttccgggaaaattggtccatggtggtcagttctggctctgtgtcagagttggtggctgtgagctacaggtgatcttgccaggacagccctggcatcacaacattttctcattagctTACTCATTATGTTTTGTCATTAGCGTCCTCTTCTTTTCacagtagccaaatcactcaAACTTTCAgtcaggacagggactgtggccacAGCTGACCACAAACTGGACACGGTCATGAGACGCAagttctgttcctttgtttgCCACCAATGTCAGGTCTCACAACagataaatttcctgttcttcctctgcttgctaaTTGGGTCTAACACTGAGAATGATATTAAGGTGCTATGAAAACGCCAGCAAGTCCTGCCTGCTTGCTGAGAGCTCTTTGTAgtttgcagaaacagcagtcacagctgtgTGGGTCTTTATTGGGTGTTCACAGAAGCCACACTAGAgaaggagtttttttcccctcttcccattGGAGCCATCCAACTTTCTGTTCAGCCATGGTAACTCAATAGTGTTCAGAGGAATAGTTCACAGGCTAGGTCCTTGAGAAATGAAACCTAAGAAATTTTCTCCAAAGTTCAAGAATCCTGCAAATGCCCCACCCATTAGACGTGTTTATGATAAAGATGGGACTTCACCTAAATGAGTTCATCCCTTGTGaggctggctcagcctcccacagaggtaaggtgggagctgggccgctctctggtgggaggaagggtcttgtgccagcctggagagcctgtgcacattgccagggagcagttgtgccctgcaggtgccccctgccatgagctgtgctgctgccagtgccccgtggagctgtagggctgctgagctgtggggcagggagaggagcaggaggctgcatgtgcagctgagccattgctgggaagcacagggctctgggctccctgctgtcccagagcagcctagAGGCCAGgaagttcccctgggagctctgtggaagtggctcagggtgtgatcctgtggcctgcctcaggtggctgctgtcaggtgcatgtttccctgtgcagctagtttccaggaaagtttccaggaaatgtcttctatgaaatatggagcttcagatgctttaggtttgcattgcagcctctgttacagtTTTATATCTCTACTTTCCAGGCCTGACTggctaccctcttgccaagaagttttccctggcaaatccttctatgctccttccctccaagccattgcctcccatccagaaggacTCTCCTTCCACCAAGCCAAGCACggtgtccagaggagagcacgGGACTGGGAAAAACGGCACCGGCTGCGaggataaaattagaaataacagggagctgagttcagaaggaaaagaacagatggtAAGGAGACCGagctaagtcctgtgtgatagattttcactttctgcactgtaagcagagctcagagagcttttcctgtggtgtgaGCACATGGAACCAGCTGggccaaggaagagctcagctggacactgcacttctgggaagtgtctgagaacacgctgcctttgcaatgggtgtgtagtgcaaACTTCACATCCTCAGCATGCATCAATGGCAGGAGAagtctttgaatggtttctgggctctgtcataATTCCTTGTCTGACTTATGACTGAGAAAAGCCCAAGAATCAGGCCAAGCTGCTTATGCTGTCCAATCTGGCCAAGCAAGCATGTTAGATTTTATAACCTACATGTATTTTTGAACCATGGCTGTGTCAGGGATATGTATTCCATCAGCTGTGTCTGCTTGCTAAGGAAAAAAGtagtttgctggaacaggcagtgctacaaagtcagttccaggtggtctcagcttttgagttgtacagccatggccttgtacacagttgtctctgatgctatttctagatttcgtcagcttctgggcagctgtgtgctctggcatggctttgtccagagggaagggatgggaggtggccatggggagagcagctcaaagcccaggcacacaatttcctttgcagcagggccagcacctgcagttgttttgggtttaccatggggtgcaggaggaggcaaatgagcaacagcattggcaaacagaatgtccaatcaaaggctgatgtacttgattccagccttgctgaggaagggcccaatgtattcctgacaggatctaatccttccactgcagttcaaacaggtcctgatttggccctttagttgtgccagaaatgatgggatactgaggaagggcgttcatctgtctccactgcctccacctcccttcctggccatggcatgggggccctggagaaatttgggcaggcagagaccttccagagagcagcagggcagggagctctgctgaacttcctaaatgccagtgagcctgagatgatggaggtgtgggagctggagagcacggagcatcgcgagagctcagcagcttctgggctgaaaggctgctgggcaactgtaagagggaagggcagcagcagaagaattgaggggcttgagaaaagcaggttctgacatcctgcagaatggctttgtggggacttggctggagatcagcactggctgtgaggtgcctaagaggcagggagagaacagtgatctgaacctgttcccataccatccaaaaggccagtggaggccgtGGCACCGCAGAACAACTTGAtaccaaacatgtggattccagctgggatcatagccacacttgcagtgaactgagccCAAGGAGAGAGTTGGCAAGTCTAGGGCATGAGCACGCCCTCaccacttgccttttcattccccatgctaggccaagctactccagcagtttgactggtctttccctgccaggtcccagtttaaagcatggctaaatgtcttcagccatcagtgaggaagggctgaatgcttcatctgagcactttgtaccactctttccaggcatccttgctgtatcccagaggtggggatatgaagaaggggtcattgggactgcctttgatcccccctatacccaaggcagtcagtccccgtgttggcagtgctgcagggtctctgcgcagctctgtgcagctggatgtccaagagtcccaggagatgaggtaagccaaggtgtctgctgctccactctgctgttcagctccctcttgccatcttgtgaggttcctttgcacagtcagctgtctcccatgtatttaggcaaacctctgtgtattcaccatttggcccatccgtgatgatccagctccatgtcaaaccccacaccatgtgtcccaagagcagaggtggtggtggtggggaagaggaggcagggcttaaaagcatctgaagatgggtcctctgctgggcttggtattgattccctctgtaatgtttgtggtgtcatttgggagctgtattgcacagctctggatcctgcagatctttgaatactgtgatccttgactggcaacttcagccctggaaaactctgtttggccaaatattggatgctggaggggtgtctctgtctttacgtgctgcttctgtaaatgtcaggcataatttctctgtgcctgggacggcgctgtgaaatgagaacccagctatattttccgggtatagatgtaaaatcctatcaatgtttaatatttaggtctgggattaaaacagagagggcaa
Coding sequences within it:
- the LOC134042017 gene encoding serine/threonine-protein kinase pim-1-like, encoding MASWPGFHGIVRLLDWFELPDGFALVMERPERSAAGAGGCPGQNDESAVPSARAEKPPLEQLYREGPLLGSGGFGSVYAGTRLADGVPVAIKRVSRDRVLEWARLHDGALVPLELVLLWMASWPGFRGIVRLLDWFELPDGFALVMERPERCQDLWHLLHAGGFLPEPVARALFRQVLGAVRHCTSRGVLHRDIKAENVLVDLATGEAKLIDFGCGTILQDTFYTQMAGTREYYPPEWILFGRYHGQPATIWSLGILLYQLVCRHLPFKSREDIVRGQLFFPPRVSQECQHLIRWCLSMDPADRPSLDDLLEHSWVQKPHLAQETAEPLPPIRKGSPSCKPIIMCSGEEEKGKDGTGYKDISRNSAELSSEGKGSERTYQHLIRSSESHTKSAQNLRKVKAKT